AATATAACACTAACCAAGCTGATGTGCAATAGGTGGCTAAAAATAAGCTTGATCTGGCAATATCAACAATACCTTTTCCTAATATTGTGCAAGGCCTGCATTAAGTTCAAAATAACTTTTCAGACAATAGTTTTAACATGGAGCTTGAGAGGGGAGGAATTAAACATTTGACAAGTCTACAAAAAACTATAGGATCCAACATAACAAGCTCAACCTCAATCAAATTGTAAAATGGCCTTTACCTACCATGCTAATCATGGAGGGGCAGCGCAGAATAAACAGAATAATACGAAGTAAACAAGTTCCTTTTTTCCCAATAAAAATAAGTAGGCGAACAGTAAGTGAAAGCTTCACCCAGCTTAAAAAAAAAATGTCAAGAACACGAAAAAAGTCTAACTGCGTTACCTTTTGAAGAGACCTTGATGATGAACTATCAAAGCAGGAATCAAATAAACTGGAAGGTATACTGGTAATGCCCTTTTATATGCTTCAATAAGAAAAGTAATTGCATGTGCTCTGCATGATTTATTCCCGTGTACCATCTGCAAATAGCTTGAGAATTTAAGCTTAATTCTCAGAAGTAACAATATACTTTACTAGCAAAGCTTCAAGCATTAGTGGCTTGACTGCTTGTATTCGAAGTCCATTATTAACTTTCTAAAGTTATGAGTCATTTAAACAGAAATCACAAACAAAATGATACCTACAAGAAAATCAGCTTCAGCTATCACTATTGATTAATGCAAGTACTCCAACGATCTTATCACAAAGGGAACAGTTTTCTGGAAGAACATCTTGAATTATAAATTGCAAATGAAATCTCTTTGCAAGGCCTATGAGGACTTCAAATGATCAAGTGTGCTACATAGTTTTGGCTAATATGGATAATTccatatgataactacataattTTAAAGCTGTCAAAAACACATGCTTTTTACATTTACAAGTTCCAACAAGAAGACCAAAAGCACTAAGTTAGTTCAAAATTTGACAGTTACAAGGCAGCATTAGGTTGATGACCAGATCAATTGAAGTCACGTGGCAATAAAATACAAGGTTGCTTTGTCTATTCATATAGCTTCATGTGCCACGTACTTCTGTTTTCGAATTTTCTATTTGCAATTTCTGATAAACTATAATGATGGAGAGTTTTTATCCCCCAAGAATGAGCATTATGAGATACGAAGAGAATGAGGGAAACTAAAAGCTAGATGTCACTTCAAATTCATTTCTTAACCAAAGGTCCAAAACCACCTTTCTTGGTTTTCTTgcaaataataatatacaatgtGCTATAACTTAATATTCGTGAAGACAATAATTGAGATACATATCTGTCCTGGTCCAGATCCTGAATGGAAAAAGAAGCACCCGTCTTTGTTGGTGTTATTCAGATATGGTCCTAAATGATTAAAGCACAATGGAGATGTCTTATTTATATCGGACACTGTAAAGAGGGAAAAGGCTTTGTTGTTATTCTTTTTGAATCAATGGAAGAAAGAAGGGCAAATAAATTGGGAATGCATGCCATGAACAAGGGTTCGTACTACTCAGCAGAACAACCAGAAGGAGAAACAAGGATCATACCGAACAAGGGATTTTCATGTTTGGATCTAATTTAACGTCTACCCCTGTTGCCTTATAAATTTTCTCTATTGCTTCCAAAGTAGTGAATGGAAGGCCGCTTGCTAGCTCTTTTAGACCTTGCAGTATGACGATGTCTTTTCCACCATGTTGATTGAGAAAGGACTTATATGATGGGGGCAAACAATCTTGCTTCAAGATGTAAGAAGACCTGAaagtgttgcgcggaagcgtgtgaaagagtaaaattattgtactgaaaaatcacactaagttcaattcccaggaaagagaggtggatcacgaggatcgcttacataccagatctttcctagccagaatatccctctatcgtaatttaatagcacaataaatcactacaatgacacttgcaaaatatgcagaacaaaaataaagaacactagaattttaacgaggttcagcaaattttgcctacgtcctcgggcactaccaaatatatttcactccaaaaatacaagtgaaagtttacaaatagggagagagaacaattgccttaagtagagaatggcaagtgtgggatgaagaaagtaagaaatggttaggcctatttatagttgaggttcaaggatcaacttgcaatgtccctatacaattagggaccaaaattgcaattatcccatgccaacttttaacccaacttgccaaccaattttactttctactttcggtgcccaccctttttgacttttcaaacaatgggtgggttccaataatctccaccttgaagatttgattaggataatcttatcttcacacaattctttctgcctttgacaacaatacttgatagtgcattcttcaactgttaaacttgcaggatattaatcaagttcaaacaatgttcgaacttggttgatgttaccaccttggtcatcatatctgcgggattatctgcagtcttgatcttctgaagacaaattttcccctcttcaataatttcccgcacaaaatggaatcgtacgtcgatatgttttgtacgtgcatgatagacttgattctttgctaaatgaatagcactttgactatcacaatacacgttaatatgctcctgaaccaaccccaaggttttagccataccttgtaaccaaatagcctcctttacagcctctgttacagccatgtactcggcttctgtggttgacaatgcaactgtagactgtagtgtagacttccaacttattggtcctccagcaagtgtaaacacataaccggtggttgatcttcgcttgtccaaatcaccggcatagtcagaatcaacgtacccaataacacctttaccaagtgtattatcctgcttgaacagtaatccaacatccacggtcttctgaatataccgtagaatccatttcacagcttgccaatgtccttttccaggattatgcatatacctgctcactatactaactgcctgtgaaatgtcgggtcttgtacacaccattgcatacatcaagctacccactgcattagaatacggaacttgcaacatgtattctcgttccgtattcgtcgaaggagatagttgtgcagaaagcttgaaatgagaagccaacggggtacttacaggtttggtctgctcgttcatgccaaactgctgtagtactttcttcaaatactgcttctgagacaagctaactctgccatgagctctatctctacatatttccatgccgagaatctttttagcttctcctagatctttcatctcaaactcgagattgagttgagtcttcaatctttcaatctcaactttgctcttagatgctattagcatatcatcaacatataagagcaagtatatgaaagttccttcttgtagcttctgaaaatacacgcaatgatcaaatttacttcttgtgtacctttgccctttcatgaactgatcaaatcgcttgtaccactgcctcggagattgcttcaatccataaagcgactttgtcagtttgcaaacccaattttcttttccagcaaccttgaatccatctggctgagtcatatagatttcctcttccaaatcaccgtgtaaaaacgcggtcttcacatcaagctgaactagttcaagatcatattgcgcaaccaaggctagcaaaattcgaatagacgaatgcttcacaactggagaaaacacttcattgtagtctattccttctttctgagcgtaaccctttgctaccaatctagccttgtatcgaatttcatttttaccaggaaatccttccttctttgcatatacccatttgcatccaattgccttctttcccttgggcagtctcaccgactcccaagtcctatttttatgaagagactgcatttcttcattcatagcttgcttccactttacaccatcagagttacttattgcttctgtgtaagtggaaggaacatcatcatctgcaattggaagtgcataggccaccatatcgtcaaagcgagcaggcttacgaatctctcttcttggcctcctatatgcaattgaatcttgttgctgtagaagttcttgggtcgaaacttcttcatcatttgttctttcaatattagctggatcatcattaaccttttcaaactccacctgctgcaaagtactactggttttgtcatccttttgtgaatcctcgttcttcatcatggttgattcatcaaaagttacatctctactgaaaacaatcttccttgtatcaggacactagagacggtatccttttacaccaccagttatacccatgaataatgctttctttgctcttgggtctaacttagattcttttacatgataatatgcagtggaaccaaaaacatgtaaagaatcataatcagtagcaggtttaccagtccacatctccataggagtttttccatttattgcagctgatggcaatcggttaattagatggcacgcatatgtaactgcctcagcccaaaattccttgcccaatccagcatttgacaacatacatcgaactttctccagtatagtccgattcatgcgttctgccaccccattctgctgtggtgtatctcgaacagtgaagtgtcgcacaatgccctcattttgacatacttgtagaaatggatcatttttgtactcagtaccattatctgatcgaagtcgtttgacctttcgacctgtctaagtctccaccatcttcttccacttcagaaatgcatccaaaacttcattttttcttttcattagatacacccataattttcttgaataatcatcaagaaaagtgacaaaatagtgcatacctcccaaagaagccactttggtaggtccccacacatcactgtgaacatagttcagaattcctttcgtattgtgaatcgctgaaccaaattttaccctcgtctgcttgcccagaacacaatgttcacagaattccaatttgcaagaatttgcacctttcaacaagccttgcttcgccaaagtctgcaaagctttttcaccagcatgtcccaatcgcctatgccataacctggtagcctctgaatctgcatctttcgcagaagctgttgatgttgatccaataactgtacttccatttaaatagtacaagttatttcttctagtgcctttcatcaccgtcaataccccagctactacctttagtaatccatctctcaaagtgattgtgagccctttagattctagggcccctaatgagatgagatttttcttcaagctgggtacatagcgaacatctgtcagaacttggattgagccgtcatggttcttcaatttgattgtacctacacccattgtcttacaggcactatcattgcccataaaaacaactccaccttctagttcttcaagactagaaaaccagtccttattaggacacatatggtaagtacatcccgaatccaatatccactcatccgtttgacatgccattgccatgccaaccaagctaaagtctgactcctcatcatgctccgctacacatgcattagaaatagacttgcccttttgtaacttaggacaattctttttccaatgccctttctcacgacaaaaggcacattcatctttggcgggtctccctttggacttaccccttctaccaggtttgctgctgtgtgaacgacctcttactgttaagacttctgcagttgtatctctgtgatctcttttatctttctttcgagtctcagatctatacaacgcactacagactgcatcaaatgtgattgaatctttcccatgaagcaatgtggtggtaagatgatcatattcatcaggaagggaattcaacaacaataatgccttgtcttcatcttcaaatttctcatccaaatttagcaagtctgctaaaattttattgaatgagttcacatggtcattcatcgacataccgggtgcatacgtgaaccgaaaaagtttctttttcatataaagcctattttcaagacttttcgttagaaacttttcttccaatgtatcccacagcttcttcgctgatgtctccctcatgacggagtacttctgctctttggccaaacataggcggattgtaccacacgcttgtctattgatcttggcccactccttgtcatccatcttgtcaggtttttcttcaagggctatatccagctcttgctgacataagacatccaggatctcacactgccacataccaaaattattggtaccgtcaaatttctctacttcaaattttgcatttgtcacagtagtccttgctgatgacgatgctgctgccatttttctcctcaatcccaactactgtatacgtgaacagtaccgtatacgtgaatagtgtcgtatacgtgaatagcactgtatacgtgaatagtgccgtatacgtgaatagtaccgtaaacggtcgtattccccaagtacgaacctggctctggtaccaattgttgcgcggaagcgtgtgaaagagtaaaattattgtactgaaaaatcacactaagttcaattcccaggaaagagaggtggatcacgaggatcgcttacataccagatctttcctagccagaatatccctctatcgtaatttaatagcacaataaatcactacaatgacacttgcaaaatatgcagaacaaaaataaagaacactagaattttaacgaggttcagcaaattttgcctacgtcctcgggcactaccaaatatatttcactccaaaaatacaagtgaaagtttacaaatagggagagagaacaattgccttaagtagagaatggcaagtgtgggatgaagaaagtaagaaatggttaggcctatttatagttgaggttcaaggatcaacttgcaatgtccctatacaattagggaccaaaattgcaattatcccatgccaacttttaacccaacttgccaaccaattttactttctactttcggtgcccaccctttttgacttttcaaacaatgggtgggttccaatagaAAGTATAAATGCTCCCACTTGAAAACAATGCCCAAAAAGGTAATAATAGTACATTCATCATCCTTTTAGGAGAACGAGTAAAACTTTCCACATATTATGTTGAAGGATACAATTACATGTACAACTTGTAAAGCTACACAATGACATACAGCAACTACCGTGATTAGACAAAAACAATTGCAATACAGTTTAATGGCTGAAATCCAAATAACCTAGAGAATTTAACAGGAGTAACATACAATATTTCCGAAGTGGAGAGACACATAAGGAATATGTCACCATGCTTCCAAGTAAGAGGTTTACAAAACTTCGCAAACCGTTTACTCTTTATTCCACAACGTGATGCCAATACAGCAGCttgcatgagtatgtatataGCCAAACTCGTATGTCGCGTGTTAGATCCGGTAAGAAGCATGGAAGGTCCTGCAACCAGCCCGGCTACTAATGCCCGCCATTTCGCGGTCCTTATTCAAAATTTAACACTCCACTAAATGAAACTCGAGCTCATAAAAACTTTCATTTCAAGTAAAGATAAGAAAATTAAGATTAAGAGCATTGCCTGTGATTTCCTCCGCAAGCAGCAACGGTTTCATCTACGTAAACAAATGTACCAGCAAAAGTACCAAGAAAAATACCGTATCTCAGTGTCTCCTTAATCGCCATAGAAATTGCTTCTTTATCAGAAAACGCCTCAACTTTCCTAAATCagaaaattgttattattttgttttgttttcaagcaatttaaaaagaaatgatcaaaatttatgaaacaaATTACTTTGGTTTCTTGCGCCGCAAGCGTGCGAGAATGGAGAAGATAGCTAAGCCACCTTGCAGGCCAGCTACAATTGAGAAGCCTTTAGCTGAAGCGACGAAAATTCTAGGCAACATCTCGGAATTAGTTAACAGGACCGAATCAAAACCGAGCTCAGAGGAAGAACATGATGAAGGTTCAGACCTCGGGCAATGCATGCATGTCTCGTCTTGCGATGCGGAGATACCGAAATTATTGGCTCCATCATAACCACCATTCTCGCCGGGAGAACAAGAGCAGCAACATCCACCATTGATGGCTCCGTCTCCGGACGGCGACATGATGAACCTACGGTTTCGCTTAGCGGAACTAACGAAGTTTCTTTTTGGAAAAAACAAAAATCAGGAAATGATGAATTATTTTGGAGCCAGCAAGGTTGGTGGGAAATTAAAGAACCGAAGTTTCAAACTTTTCTGCTTTAGGGATTATCGAGTAGGCCATTGATAGACCGACACGTGTATCACATAAACATTATAAactgttataaatattttattatttttcgaaTTTAATCTTTCATCGGAAGTTGTCTTTTAtatcaattatattttttatgtttataaatattttaaatttaatattttatttttatttcataatatattaTAATCACGAGATTTTTTTTTTCCCTATGaatctcctttttcttcttccttctttatGGCCAAGTTCTACTACTTTCTTTCTTATAGCCaagttctttttaaaaaattcaccCCGGTAACAGAGAGAGAAGTTAAACCAcaaattccttttcttttttcgaGCCACTTGCTTAAATCACGTCTTGTAATGAATGCTATATcatttagatattatataatgAATGTAATAACATTTAGATACTATATTAATGTAGCAGTTTATAAAATATTTGATATGTATTTAATggttattgttaaaattttttatatgaattatgatggttattgttaaaactttttatatgaattatgaagtttatATTGAAATTCTTGAAGAATTTAGAATGGTAGAAGCGTATAGAAATTTTAGGGAAATTGTTCAATATATTTGTGTAAACATTtttatgaattgaaatgatttCAACATATATGATAAATTCAGCTCAGCGAATAGTAGTTGAAGAAAGACTCTAAAGTgatccaaaatatatatatttatttttttagaatgatCATGATCAaagtttattataattattgttggAATTTCTaaatagatcaaaatatattttcctaAAATTCTCCTTCACTCATTACTTTCAAAAGAATGATTATATAAATGTTGATCAAACTCAATTAAGTGatcataatttgaatatatagAATATGAGATATTATATATGATGTTGTCATGAACAAGATTAAATATGCATTGCACTATTTTTTACCTTAACCGAGATTTTTTTCCATTGAATTTTCTTGGTAAGGTTTATAACAAGATAACATGTTATGCGTATTATAAATATGTCCACCTTTTTTCCttcattaagaattttttttccaTATGGTTTTTAACTTAGTAAAATTTTAATGAGACACATTATTTACTAATGAacatcctaggggtattataaatattttattattatgtggaTGTCaatcaatattaaaataaatttgatatgTATTAAGATTTTAATATTTGTTAAAAGTAGAGTTTTATATCATGTATACTTTTTgtttctataaatataaactttaaaaaagcATTGTAAAATATTTCCATTGATGATTAAAATACataattctttttgttttttttttactctctttttatctttatttcatAACATAAacgtaataataaaaaaacatcttgaaacaaaggtTTTATTCATGGTTGACTAACCGTTGATATAATTCTCTTGGTAAATTATGATACATCGTCCTTCAAAAGTCGGAATTTTATAACTAGGGCCAGTCACTTGTTAGCAAAAATCACCTAGAGCTAAGCAATAACAATTGCCTGCAAATTCCAAATtccaatattatatttaatttcatttttatgcTCTTGTCATTACGCCTTGTATTttgattttctgttttttttagtCTATGCTAACCAAATTATTTAACTTTGCAATTTTTTAAATGGTATTGAAAAAAATCAAGATCTTTCCCCGACATCTAtacactttaaattttttaaaatttatttcttccatttatttgatttaaaagatAAAACCCATAACTTCTAGTTTGAATAAGtaacattttaattttcaaatgtttGATGCAATCATCAAAGTGTAATTGCGAACACACATTAAAATATAGAACAAAGCCAATTAATAatgaaacaaattttaaattttaaattttaaattaaaaagttcaAATTTTAGAGTCagaagattttttttaaacatgattTGGCTTAAATAGTAAAAACAATAAGGATAAAAGtcttgaattgaaaatagaagaACTAAATTTAGAAATCCAAACGATTAAAAACATACTTAgacaaatgaataaaaaaaataaatttgggtgagagatctattttttttaaatgtttttaaaatatgtttttcgtTTCACATAAATTCagtaaacataaattttaaaacgaTTAAAATCATTCCgaacattttaaacatatttttcacaTGAATGATAATAAATTGTGCCAGAAGATATAGGAATTCTGAAGTCCGCTAAGCATAATTGCATATGCCTTCTACTATAAGTGGATTGCATATGCCTTCTAGTGGAGGCAGAATTAGACATCAAATGTTTTCAATGTTTTTAGTTACTAATTGTTCTATCAATGGTAGTTCTATAAAATATTGCTATCAGTAGgagtattttttaaaacaattaccTTTGAGAACATCACGTTGGAAACAACTATCTAAAAAATATTGCTATCAGTAGGAGTATTTTTTAAAACAACTACCTTTGAGAACATCATGTTGAAAACAACTACCTTAGGGAACAACCTTGCAAGGATAGTAACGTTCTTGAGTGTTCATCATTGAAATATCCTAAAACAGCATTACTTGAAAGCTTAAATCCGTATTTTGTTAAGttcatttcttaaaattttttagaatacAAGACCTTTTCCTTACCTCTTCATTGAGCAAACAGTGCATTTACACAATGGGTGTAACTTTCATGTAACTGTTCTTATACCTATTATTCATATAACTTACCTTCCATTATTCACATTTAAGTAACTTCTACCACATCCATAACCCATTATTTTATCACATTCATTTCCACCTTTTTATT
The sequence above is drawn from the Gossypium hirsutum isolate 1008001.06 chromosome A05, Gossypium_hirsutum_v2.1, whole genome shotgun sequence genome and encodes:
- the LOC107960660 gene encoding uncharacterized protein: MSPSGDGAINGGCCCSCSPGENGGYDGANNFGISASQDETCMHCPRSEPSSCSSSELGFDSVLLTNSEMLPRIFVASAKGFSIVAGLQGGLAIFSILARLRRKKPKKVEAFSDKEAISMAIKETLRYGIFLGTFAGTFVYVDETVAACGGNHRTAKWRALVAGLVAGPSMLLTGSNTRHTSLAIYILMQAAVLASRCGIKSKRFAKFCKPLTWKHGDIFLMCLSTSEILSSYILKQDCLPPSYKSFLNQHGGKDIVILQGLKELASGLPFTTLEAIEKIYKATGVDVKLDPNMKIPCSMVHGNKSCRAHAITFLIEAYKRALPVYLPVYLIPALIVHHQGLFKRPCTILGKGIVDIARSSLFLATYCTSAWMWTCILFGFLRRCSIPLIAIGSFPAGLSVAIEKKSRRMEISLYCLARAIESFFTWMADIGYLPRSKNLKRPDVMIFSLSTAIIMHCYAQERELFNSKYLNVLDWIFGVPPPPGEIPSLQKQKSSLR